The DNA segment TATACATAAAATACTGATTAAGAAAAAATCTGCTACCGGTGATTCAGGAACAAAATGATATACTGACGTAGAAGTAAATTCAATGAAAAGTATTGGTTGGTGGCTAAAAATCTAAATAGTTAATTTTGCCTTATTCCTGCCAATTTTACTTTATCAAGCCAAGCTTTACGCTGACTTTCATCGGAGGTTTTAATAATTCCGATATACGTAACATTTACCGGTTTTATCCCACAAAATTCTAAAACCGATCTCTTAAGCTGATTCACACTTGGTCTTCCGAACATCAATCTGTAATATAGACTCGGTTGATCTAACGTTGTTATAATATGTGCTGTTTTACCTTTTAAAAGTTTATCCCACCATACAGAGTTTTCCCTGTATCTAAAGGCTTTCCCCGGCAAAAATAATCTGTCAATAAATCCCTTTGTAATGGCAGGTAATCCACCCCACCAAACCGGGTGTATCCATACCAGATGATCTGCCCAAAGAATTTTATCCCAAGCTTCAACCAGATCAGTTTCCCACTCCATTATTTTCTGATAGCCAAACTGAAGATTAGGATTAAAACTAAGTTCCGAAATGACAATTTCTTTGATCTCAGCACCGGATTCCAGCGCTCCTTTTCTGTAGGATTCGGCAATTCCAAAATTAAACGATTCCTTGTTAGGATGCCCATTGATAATCAATATTTTTTTCATGGTTATTAATTTTCCAATATCAAATTTATTCTAAATTATATTTTTTGAAAGGTATACCTCATCAATGTCTTTTCAGCACATAAGCATAAGTGAACGCAATCTTCTGATCCTGAAGGTCCCATTTTGATGTTTCCATTCTCACCAGTTCTCTATACTTTTTACTGATATCTCTCAACGAATTACCGACCGATTTTCGGAGGTATTCACTATCGCTGGCTTTATGCTGACTTATGAGGACTATGGCCACTTCAGGATACGTTTTAAAATAAGGTCGTCCTGTCCAGATCCGCAAGCCTTCGGTAACCGCACGGCAAACATTTGGATGTTCATTACTGAGCCATGATTTGATTTCGGGGAGTGAATTCTCGTAGCCGTTATCCTTACAATACTGATCAAATGCTTTCGCAATGATTTCCTGGACCTGCCAGCTCTCGTCCGAACACGCAGTCTTTTCTAGTAAAGGAAGCACTTCATTATCCTTGGCTGCAATATATCCCAGAACGAAGATGGCGCAGCAACGGATTTGGTAGAACTGGCTTTTTAGCATATTGATAGCTATCGTTTTTGAATCCGATAACGTTTTATTGTCAATTATTTTTTTGGCCTCCGATTCAAATAGTTTAAATCCATTTTTTACTTGTGTCAGTCTCTGTAAAAGATCATTCATTGCCTTGTCTCCTTATTTACTTATGCAATTTACAACTATTGAAATATTTTAGAAAACTATGGTTTTGTTCTTCCCTATTGTACCTAACAAAAAAACTGCCGAGGGTAGGGCTTTTTGGAGTAGGCCCATATAATGGAAATCTGCGACGACTGCAAACATTGATCTGTATTTTAAAGCTAACAACATTAGTATTAATACTAATATTGTTAGTGAATTTTCTTGTTTTACCAAAATCCTTCGCTAGCTTTGTTGTTCATTTTAATTTATGAATATTCCAAAGCACATCATCCGTATGGATCAGGATGCTTTTTTCGTGTCCGTAGAGGTCAGGAAAGATCCATCATTGATTGGCAAAGCCAGTTATTATTGGCGGGCGGTACATCAGATCGTGGTGTGGTTGCTTCATGCAGTTATGAAGCTCGTAAATATGGGGTTCATTCTGCAATGCCTTCTAGAATGGCCAAACTTTTACGTCCACAGGCTATTTTTGTTCGTGGGAATATGGATCAATATTCCAAAGCATCGCTCGAAATAACGGACATCCTTCGTGAGCGTGTGCCACTTATTGAGAAAGCGAGTATAGACGAACATTATATAGATATGACAGGCATGGACCGTTTTCATGGAGTGATGAAGTATGCACATGAATTAAGGTCGCAGGTCATTAAGGAGACTGGGCTTCCAATTTCCTTCGGATTATCGGTTAATAAAACGGTTTCCAAAATGGCGAATAATGAATGCAAGCCAAATGGGGAATTAAATATTGAGCAACCCAAAGGGAATAGACTATTCACCAGTTATTCTGCAGTTCATCCGCTGTCAGGTAATTACGGTGTACTTCTTTGGATTTCAACTTATAGCCAAAGAAAGGATCGTTACTGATCCATTTGTTACTGACACAAATGCGGATGATCTTTCCTAAGTTTTTAAGGTGTTTAATAGCGGTATTGTTGGTATTTGCTTTTTGACTACGCAGGTAGAAATCAAACCCACTGATAAACTCATGGTCTACATGTTTTACATTCAGGTCGCTTTTACCGTATTGAAAAGTGAGATAGTCACAAACTTGCCTTTCAAGTACTTCAAATCTTTTGAGCGTTCCTTTGGCGTAATCTTTTCCCACCAATGCTTTCATCTTTGCATTGTGGATTTTAATGGCCTCCGATAGGGTATGTGATTTTTCTGCTTTGCCTAAGTATTTGCATTTAATATTATCGGCAGTTATTCTGGCTCCATCTACGGTAAGTAGAGTATGCGCTGCATAAACCTCGGCTTTCATGCTTTCCAGATAAGCGTTCAGGGTTTTAACATCTTCTTTTGTGCCGATGACTTTTCCGGCTTTTGCATTCCACCGTTCCGGCTCACAACTCCTGCTGGTTGACATTTCTGCACGAACTCCGTCCACTGTAATTCTTAAAAAGATAAAGTAAACAAGCACCTTTTGTGTAGTTTTTTGGTTTTTTCAAAAAGAAAAGTACGCTAAAATTAGTTTTCATAACGATAACATTAAGGTTAAACAAAAATAGCTTCGCAGTTCTATGGATACAAGATATTCAAATTTTGAAGTGGATGAATATCAGTATGTTAATGCGAAATAGGGGAGTTTGATGAAATAAAGAACAACGTGCATAATGACGCACATTTTATATGTGATTTATTGCATATTTTGATATATCCCGTAAAAGAAAAACCCTGCAATCATTTGATTTGCAGGGTTTTAGTTCCTTTTGATACTGTTGTTTGTGATCCCGCTGGCATCATATTATAGAAGACAAATCGCACTTTTTTGCGTTATTTCAAAGGTTTTCAAATCGCGGCCCTAAATGGGTCACCATTTTTTTTGACCTGTTTTGACGTGTTTTAAAGAACTTCTTTGTGATTCTCAAAGATAAAAAAATCAGCATAAAAATGGAACTTAAATATGATGCGAGCGCTAAAGGCTTCTTAACTAATTAATCCATCTGTAAAAGTTGATTATATTTTACAAAGGAGGAAACGGTCAATCGATGAACTCCTATAATCCGGCCAATGGCGCTAAATGAAACATTCTTATCTAACAATTCTTTAATCCTCTTCTCTTGACCAGTAAGCTTTGTTTTAGCAGACTTACGTCCTAGGGGGCGACCTAAAATAACTCCCTCTGCCTTTTTTCTTGCTAAAGCTTCTTTAGTTCTTTGCGAAATAAGATTACGTTCTATTTCTGCTGAAAGACCAAAAGCAAACGCTAACACCTTTGAATTAATATCACTTCCTAATCGATAATTGTCTTTTATGGTCCAAACGTGAATATCTCTGTTCATACATTCATTAAGAATTCCCATTATCATAAGTAGGTTTCTTCCTAGTCTTGATAATTCAGAACAAATTAAGATGTCTTCTTTTTTCATCTTTTTTAATAAATTACCTAATTTTCTTTCATGAATACTTTTTGATCCAGAAATAGTTTCTTCTATCCATTTGTCTACCACTAGTGTATTTTTTTCGCAAAATTGATTGACTTCAAATCTTTGATTTTCTACTGTTTGCTTGTCTGTACTCACACGAATGTATCCGTAAATCATAATGTTTGTGTTTAAATTTATTATAAGATGATTGTTTAAAATAATTCAAAATTGTATAAAATAAACCTATGCAATTTTTTATCATCTAAAACCAGCGTTTTTGTTAGACAGAAGAGTATATACTCTGGATTCACAACCTCTGAAAGTTGGGTTATATTATCCTCAATTGAAAAAGATATTAAACAAAAAATTGAAACCAAAGGAATACCATTAAAAGACTGGGATATTAATATTAACTATGGCATAAAAACAGGGTACAACGATGCTTTTATAATTTCTGGTGAGAAGCGAGATGAGTTAATTTTTTCAGATCCTAAAAGTGAAGAAATTATACGACCTATTTTACGTGGCAGGGACATCAAAAGATATGGTTATGAATTCGCAGATAATTGGTTAATAACGTCACATAATGGAATTAAGGAAAAGGGCATAGATCCCATTGATATCAACGATTATCCAGCTGTTAAGGAACACCTCGACCACCATTATTCTAGTTTAGAAAGAAGAGCGGATAAAGGAATTACCCCTTACAATTTAAGGAACTGTGCTTATATGGAGGATTTTTATAGACAGAAAATTGTCTGGGGCAATTTAAATCTAACAGCTGCATATACTGTCGCTGAAGGGGGAATATTCATTAATGCTCCATGCCCAATAATAGTTCCAGCAAATAAATATTTACTAGCGATCTTAAATTCAAAACTGGCAGATTATTACATAAGAAAGCTCGGGGTTACCCGTAATGGAGGCTATTTCGAATATAAGCCCATGTTTATAGAGAAACTCCCAGTGCCTTTGCTAGAGCGAGAGGATCAAGATGTGTTTATTGAAATAGTTGATAAAATACTTGATCACAAAGCTAAGAATATTGATATAGCTAGTTTGGAAAATGAACTTAACGAGCTCGTTTTTAAACTTTATGAGCTAGAAACCCATGAAGTGGATTTTTTAAAACAAAAAACCAACTAAAAATCCTTTAAAAGAGGCAGTGTACAGAAATCTGTGTAAATGAAATTTGGGGTTAGGGTATCAGACCTTAACCCTTTGTTCAAAAATAGCAATAAACTGATTTATAATCAACGGCCAGTTATGAATGGGCATCGTCCACTTTTTAGTGGCTTCCATTAAGGCCAGGTAAACAGATTTTTTCACAGCCTCATCGGTTGGAAAAGACATTTTATTTTTGGTGTATTTTCTGATCTTTCCATTCAAATTTTCAATTAAATTAGTTGTATAAATGATTTTCCTGATTTCCAGGGGGAACTCAAAAAATGCCGTCAGGTCATCCCAGTTTATCCGCCAGCTTCGAATCGCATAAGGATATTTTATTCCCCATTTTAACTCAAATGTTGTGAGTTCAGCTTCTGCTGCCTGCTTATTGGGAGCTGAATAAATGGGCTTCATATCTTCCGTAAATGGCTTTTTATCCTTCCATACCACATACTTGCAGGCATTACGAATCTGATGAACCACACAAATCTGAGTGGTAGATTGCGGAAATACAGAACGGATGGTCTGAGTAAAGCCACCCAGGTTATCGGTGCATGTGATCAGAATATCCTGAACACCTCTGGTCTGCAAATCAGTGAGCACACTCATCCAAAAAGCACTACTTTCATTCTTTCCCAGCCATAGCCCCAATACTTCCTTACGGCCTTCCATATTAAGTCCAACAGCCAGATAGATCGTTTTATTGATGACCTTATTACTTTCTCTTACTTTGAAAACAATGCCATCCATCCACACAATCATATATACCGGATCAAGTGGGCGATTCTGCCAGGCTAAAATATCATCAGTTACTCTTGCTGTTATGGTCGAAATGGTAGAGGGTGGTAAACGAAAGTCATATAACTCACGAAGTTCTTCTTCAATGTCAGCATTGGACATCCCCTTGGCATATAAAGAAACTACCAACTTTTCTATGCCTTCTGAGAGTTTACTCCGTTTGGGAAGGATCTGTGGATCAAAACTGGAATCCCGGTCTCTGGGGACTTTGACATCCAGTTCTCCATGTTCTGTTTTTACCTTCTTTTCGCCATAACCATTACGGGAATTATCGGTTTGTTTGCGTTGTTTATCGTGCTTAACATAGCCCAGATGAGAATCAAGCTCCCCTTCAAGCATCTTTTCAACGCCTCGTTTATACATCTGATCCATGAAGCTCATGAAATCTTTGCCGTCCTTAAACTGTTTAAGGAAATCGTCATTTAAAAAATCTTCTGCTTGCATCTTTTAAATTCCTTTCTCTAATTTACATAAAAATGGGATCTAAGTTTTTACCTCAAATCCCATTTACACAGTTTTTTGGATACTACCTTAAAAGAGATGGGTTTACTTTAGGTGTTGCTTTTAAAAATAGAGTTTATAAAATCAACTTCTTCCTGGTTCAGTCCGATATCTGTAAAGATCATATTGTCAATTTCATCTGTTAATTGTTCAAAGCTTTCCTTGTTTCTTTGGTGTGTAATTATCCTATTTACAATTTTGTTATAGTCATTCTGTCTATCCAAAGAAAGCTTAGGAACGTATAATTGTTCGATTGTAAACTTTTTCCACCTAACAGTGCCAACACCAGTTGTGGTGCCAATTTGAGCGAATAAATATTCAGATACTTTCGAGTTTAAAAATCCAAGTAAGTAAAGCAGAGAATCGCCAGTCATGAGAAAAGTCGTTGCTTCTGTCACGTACTCGCCATTCAATTCTATGGCAAATTTTGTTTTGTCAGAAATTTCGCCCCAGACAATTTTCTGTCTATAAAAATCCTCCCAATAGCTTATGCTATCTTGCGTTTCAAACCACTTGTTATTAGTTTTTTTCCTTGCTCCAGCATCACCTGTCTGCTTTAATCTATCAAATCCAAACGACATAAGATGTTGTTTAATAGCTGGATATCCCTCTATATCTATTTTTAAACTTGGGAAAGTTGTTATTATCCATAAATCTGCAAATTCATAGCTATATCGCTTAATATCTCGACCCCTTAATATCGGTCGTATAATTTCTTCACTTTTAGGGTCATTAGCTATTAACTCTTTTCTTTTAGCGCCATTAATAATAAATGCCTCATTGTAGCCTGTAAGAATTCCTCTGTAAATATTAATATCCCAATCTTTTAATGGTGTACCCATGCGCTCTATTTTACTTTTAATTGTTTGTTCGGTACTGTTTAAAACTACCCAGCTATCGGAGGTTGAAAAATCAAATAAAGAATAATGTTGACTAACAAAAACGCTCAAATTATTTAACACCTTTCCTTTCACAACACAGACCGAAGTTTTTTTCTTGTTTTTTTCTTTTGAGAATAATAAAATATTGGTGTCCACAGTTGCAGAATTGAATATTTTTTGTCCTGCGAAATCAATCAATAAAGATGGATTTGTTTTTTCAGCAAAGAATTTACGGGTAGACTTTCCGTAAATTGCACGCATCCATTTATTGGAAGTAATAAAACAAAGAATTCTTTTGTCACCAAGCATATTGTATCCACTTTCATAGAACAAAGAGTAGATGTCACCAGACCGTTCATAGGTTTGGTATTTTTGACTTTCATAGAGTTTCGCCAATGTTCCACCATCTTTTTGTAGCTGAACGTAAGGCGGATTTCCAATTACAATGTCAAACTCTTTAACCCCAAACATCCATTCCGATTCAAACCAATCAGTTTTTTTATGGCTAAAAGGATTCCAATTACTAATTTTGAAAGCTCTATTATTTTCAACTGAACCAAATAATCCTTGCTGGTCAAACATTTCCTTCCGAATTTCTTCAAATCTTAACTTTAAATCTTGCTTTTCCTTTCCAAAGCTTTGAAGATAATCCTGTCTGACTTGCCGCAAATCACCTTCCAGTTCCGCACTATTTTTTTTGTTTTTTTTGCTTAACTGTATAATACCCATTTCGTCTGGAAGTCGCATCAATGTATCGGCAGTTACAAATTTGAACTCTAGATTAGGAAGTGGTTCTATACCACGATTGGGACTTTCATCGTCAATTTGTTCGTTTACAATAAGAGTTAAAAAACATCTCAATTTAGAAATTTCTGCAGCTATCGGCTGAATATCTACACCGTAAAGATTGTTTTGTATAATCCCTATTTTTCGAGCATAGTCGTAGTTCTTCCTTAGTTTCGCTTCAAATAGATTTTTACCCTTTAGATTTTTACTCTTAGATAATTGTTGTTTTATCCACCAATCAGCAGTTGGATCAAGCTTCTGTAACGCAAGAACAATTTTATGAAGAATGCCCATAGGGAATGCCCCGGAACCACATGCTGGATCTAATATTTTAGCCTTATCAAGTGCAAGAAGGATGGTTTCCTTTTCTATCGAGCTAAATTCAATATCTACTTCCGGTTTAAAAAGAGCATCTAGTTTTTCCTTTTCAATATCCGTGCAATTGGCTAAATAATAAGCCAAACTTTCAGAAACCATATAATCAACTATTTCTCTCGGAGTGTAAAAACTACCAGTTGACTTGCGTGCAGTTTCTCCACTATCTGGATCTATTTCAGCTAATAGATTTTCAAATATACTTCCAAGCATCTCAGGATCTACACTTACCTGGATATCAACGGTTGAATTTTCATCAATTGTAAAGTTATACTGTTCTAATTTTTCAAAAAATTCGATAAACCATTCGTCTGAAATAATTAAGGAATCGAAATGTAATGATAAGCCAGTTCTTGGATCGGTTTTATAGAAGTCTTCAGAATCTGCTTCAAAAAGTCCACCGTTTAGAAAAGGAATGTATTCTGAACCCTTAGGTAACCCAGGTCTCCGATTTTCCACTGGAGTATTCAAGGTTTGAAAAAAGAGTTTTTCAAGTATATTATGGTAATAATTGGGAGTTTGTTTTACCGCTTTACTGGATAGTAGATTTTCAGGCAATAGGGGAATACCCTCGTCGGATTTTTTCACTTTAAGAAACCAACAGAATACAGTACGGCCTATTAAGCGTACAGCAAATTCGTGGTATATACGATTTGCATCAGCGCTAACACTCGGAAGTGTCAATTGACGTTCATACGTTTTAGTTTTTTTCCCCTGACCCGTAACAGCACCAACCAAATGATAAAATTGTGCAGAAATATCTCTATAAAAATCACGGTTCAATTTCTCGACAGAGAATGCTTCAATTAGTGATGACAAATTAATGGAATTCTCAATACTTAAGCCTTCTAATCTATCTGCGAGCGTTTTACATGTTTCCGAAGGACCTAGCAAATAAGTATATCTTTTTGCAGAAGTATACTTTTCTTCAATTCCGTTAGCTGTAATTTCGCTGTCTTTTGCGATTAATGTAAACCGCCAAACATCTTGGCTATTGGGAGTTATGAAATTTACGAGTGCTGCTTGACCTGTTGTGAGAAGTTTTCGTGCATAGCGTTGAATAGCGACTTTACTGTGTTCAATACGAACTTTGGAGTTTAATTCGATTTCATAACAAATTATTTCCCCACCATCTTCCAAATTAACATTCCCATAAATATAAACATTGGTGATAATTTGTGCATCGGTTTTATTAGGCTGAACCGGTGCTGGTATAGGTCGGGTTC comes from the Pedobacter sp. FW305-3-2-15-E-R2A2 genome and includes:
- a CDS encoding NAD(P)H-dependent oxidoreductase codes for the protein MKKILIINGHPNKESFNFGIAESYRKGALESGAEIKEIVISELSFNPNLQFGYQKIMEWETDLVEAWDKILWADHLVWIHPVWWGGLPAITKGFIDRLFLPGKAFRYRENSVWWDKLLKGKTAHIITTLDQPSLYYRLMFGRPSVNQLKRSVLEFCGIKPVNVTYIGIIKTSDESQRKAWLDKVKLAGIRQN
- a CDS encoding DNA alkylation repair protein encodes the protein MNDLLQRLTQVKNGFKLFESEAKKIIDNKTLSDSKTIAINMLKSQFYQIRCCAIFVLGYIAAKDNEVLPLLEKTACSDESWQVQEIIAKAFDQYCKDNGYENSLPEIKSWLSNEHPNVCRAVTEGLRIWTGRPYFKTYPEVAIVLISQHKASDSEYLRKSVGNSLRDISKKYRELVRMETSKWDLQDQKIAFTYAYVLKRH
- a CDS encoding phage integrase SAM-like domain and Arm DNA-binding domain-containing protein yields the protein MLVYFIFLRITVDGVRAEMSTSRSCEPERWNAKAGKVIGTKEDVKTLNAYLESMKAEVYAAHTLLTVDGARITADNIKCKYLGKAEKSHTLSEAIKIHNAKMKALVGKDYAKGTLKRFEVLERQVCDYLTFQYGKSDLNVKHVDHEFISGFDFYLRSQKANTNNTAIKHLKNLGKIIRICVSNKWISNDPFFGYKLKSKEVHRNYLTADELQNNW
- a CDS encoding master DNA invertase Mpi family serine-type recombinase codes for the protein MIYGYIRVSTDKQTVENQRFEVNQFCEKNTLVVDKWIEETISGSKSIHERKLGNLLKKMKKEDILICSELSRLGRNLLMIMGILNECMNRDIHVWTIKDNYRLGSDINSKVLAFAFGLSAEIERNLISQRTKEALARKKAEGVILGRPLGRKSAKTKLTGQEKRIKELLDKNVSFSAIGRIIGVHRLTVSSFVKYNQLLQMD
- a CDS encoding TaqI-like C-terminal specificity domain-containing protein, with the protein product MYKINLCNFLSSKTSVFVRQKSIYSGFTTSESWVILSSIEKDIKQKIETKGIPLKDWDININYGIKTGYNDAFIISGEKRDELIFSDPKSEEIIRPILRGRDIKRYGYEFADNWLITSHNGIKEKGIDPIDINDYPAVKEHLDHHYSSLERRADKGITPYNLRNCAYMEDFYRQKIVWGNLNLTAAYTVAEGGIFINAPCPIIVPANKYLLAILNSKLADYYIRKLGVTRNGGYFEYKPMFIEKLPVPLLEREDQDVFIEIVDKILDHKAKNIDIASLENELNELVFKLYELETHEVDFLKQKTN
- a CDS encoding IS256 family transposase; the protein is MQAEDFLNDDFLKQFKDGKDFMSFMDQMYKRGVEKMLEGELDSHLGYVKHDKQRKQTDNSRNGYGEKKVKTEHGELDVKVPRDRDSSFDPQILPKRSKLSEGIEKLVVSLYAKGMSNADIEEELRELYDFRLPPSTISTITARVTDDILAWQNRPLDPVYMIVWMDGIVFKVRESNKVINKTIYLAVGLNMEGRKEVLGLWLGKNESSAFWMSVLTDLQTRGVQDILITCTDNLGGFTQTIRSVFPQSTTQICVVHQIRNACKYVVWKDKKPFTEDMKPIYSAPNKQAAEAELTTFELKWGIKYPYAIRSWRINWDDLTAFFEFPLEIRKIIYTTNLIENLNGKIRKYTKNKMSFPTDEAVKKSVYLALMEATKKWTMPIHNWPLIINQFIAIFEQRVKV
- a CDS encoding Eco57I restriction-modification methylase domain-containing protein, coding for MAANRTQLQVALKKPYDRVLFAKEVLSPVFGAAFSLRTRPIPAPVQPNKTDAQIITNVYIYGNVNLEDGGEIICYEIELNSKVRIEHSKVAIQRYARKLLTTGQAALVNFITPNSQDVWRFTLIAKDSEITANGIEEKYTSAKRYTYLLGPSETCKTLADRLEGLSIENSINLSSLIEAFSVEKLNRDFYRDISAQFYHLVGAVTGQGKKTKTYERQLTLPSVSADANRIYHEFAVRLIGRTVFCWFLKVKKSDEGIPLLPENLLSSKAVKQTPNYYHNILEKLFFQTLNTPVENRRPGLPKGSEYIPFLNGGLFEADSEDFYKTDPRTGLSLHFDSLIISDEWFIEFFEKLEQYNFTIDENSTVDIQVSVDPEMLGSIFENLLAEIDPDSGETARKSTGSFYTPREIVDYMVSESLAYYLANCTDIEKEKLDALFKPEVDIEFSSIEKETILLALDKAKILDPACGSGAFPMGILHKIVLALQKLDPTADWWIKQQLSKSKNLKGKNLFEAKLRKNYDYARKIGIIQNNLYGVDIQPIAAEISKLRCFLTLIVNEQIDDESPNRGIEPLPNLEFKFVTADTLMRLPDEMGIIQLSKKNKKNSAELEGDLRQVRQDYLQSFGKEKQDLKLRFEEIRKEMFDQQGLFGSVENNRAFKISNWNPFSHKKTDWFESEWMFGVKEFDIVIGNPPYVQLQKDGGTLAKLYESQKYQTYERSGDIYSLFYESGYNMLGDKRILCFITSNKWMRAIYGKSTRKFFAEKTNPSLLIDFAGQKIFNSATVDTNILLFSKEKNKKKTSVCVVKGKVLNNLSVFVSQHYSLFDFSTSDSWVVLNSTEQTIKSKIERMGTPLKDWDINIYRGILTGYNEAFIINGAKRKELIANDPKSEEIIRPILRGRDIKRYSYEFADLWIITTFPSLKIDIEGYPAIKQHLMSFGFDRLKQTGDAGARKKTNNKWFETQDSISYWEDFYRQKIVWGEISDKTKFAIELNGEYVTEATTFLMTGDSLLYLLGFLNSKVSEYLFAQIGTTTGVGTVRWKKFTIEQLYVPKLSLDRQNDYNKIVNRIITHQRNKESFEQLTDEIDNMIFTDIGLNQEEVDFINSIFKSNT